GGAAGGCAAGGCGAAGCTCAGGGAGCGTACTCACGAGGCACTTGAACTCGTCGGCCTGGCGCACGCCGAGAACAAGTATCCGAACGAGATCTCGGGTGGCATGAAGCAGCGTGTCGGCATTGCCCGCGCGCTGTCGATGCAGCCAAGAATCCTGCTGATGGACGAGCCCTTCGGCGCGCTCGACGCGCTGACCCGCGCCAATCTGCAGGATGAACTGATGAAGATCCTCGCGGCCACCAGGGCGACCATGGTGATGGTGACGCACGATGTCGACGAGGCCGTGCTGCTGTCCGACCGCGTGGTCATGCTCACCAACGGCCCGTCGGCGACCATCGGCGAGATCCTCGAGGTGAACATCGAGCGCCCGCGCGAACGGCTCGCCCTGGCCCACGATCATCACTTCGCCGAGTGCCGCGCGGCGATCATGGAGTTCCTCTACAACAAGCAGCTCAAACGCGCAGCCTGACCCGGAGACGGACATGTCAAAAGTGTATCTGATCGGTGCCGGACCGGGTGCCGCGGACCTGCTCACGCTGCGCGCGGCCCGGCTGCTCGCGGAGAAGGCGGAAATCGTGCTTGCCGACGACCTTGTTTCCGACGAGATCCTCGCCATGGTGAGGCCTGACGCGCGGGTGCTGAAAGTGGGCAAGCGTGGCGGCAAGGCATCCACGGCGCAGGGTTTCATTCATCGGCTGATGGTTCGCTATGCGCGTCGCGGAAAGTGCGTGCTGCGGCTCAAGGGGGGAGACCCCTTCGTGTTCGGGCGTGGCGGTGAAGAAGTCGAAGCACTTGCCGCAGCCGGTATCGAAGCCGAAGTCGTGCCGGGGCTGACCGCAGGGATCTCGGTGCCGGCCGCGGTCGGCATTCCGGTGACGCACCGCGCCTACACCCAGGGCGTGACGCTGGTGACCGGTACCTCCGGCGAGGGCTGCGACGAGCCCAACTGGCGTGCGCTGGCCCAAGGCGGCACGACCCTGGTGATCTACATGGGGCTGTCCCGCGTGCTCAATATCGTGGCACGCCTGATTGCCGCTGGTCTGCCCCCCGACACGCCTGCCGCAGCGATCGCATCGGGCACCTTGCCCGGCCAGCGCCACGTCAAGGCCACGCTCGCCGACCTGCCTGCGCGCGTCAGTGCGGAAGGGCTGGCCTCGCCGGCGATCATCGTTGTGGGCGAAGTCGCCGCGCTCGCAGTGGCGACGGTTTCCTCCCCGGACATTTCGGCCCGAATCCTCGCGGCCTGAAGGAGTACATCATGCAGAAACAGAAACTGGTCATGGTTGGTAACGGCATGGCAGGGGTGAAAACCCTGGAGGAGTTGCTCAAGCACGCCCCCGACTGCTTCGACATCACCGTGTTCGGCGCTGAGCCGCACGGCAACTACAACCGCATCCTGCTGTCGCCGGTGCTGGCCGGGGAAATGACCCTGCCCGACATCATGCTCAACGATCTCGACTGGTATCGCGACAACGGCATCACCCTGCACGCCGGGCGCAAGGTGGTCGAGATCAATCGTGCGCGGCGCACGGTGCGTGCCGATGATGGCACCGAGGTCGCATACGACCGCCTGCTGCTGGCGACCGGTTCGGTGCCGTTCATCCTGCCGGTACCGGGCAAGGATCTGCCGGGAGTCATTGCCTACCGCGACATCGCCGATACCGAAGCCATGATCGACGCGGCACGGCATCACCGCCACGCGGTGGTGATCGGTGCCGGCCTGCTCGGTCTTGAAGCGGCCAACGGCCTGATTCTGCGCGGCATGGAGGTGACCGTGGTGCACCTCGGCGGCTGGATCATGGAACGCCAGCTCGACAAATCGGCGGCGGACATGCTGCAGGCCTCGCTCGAAGCCAAAGGCATGAAGTTCTGCCTGCAGGCGCAGACTGCGGAGCTGGTGGCGGCAGATAGCGGTCGCGTGGGCGCCGTTCGGCTCAAGGATGGCACCGAGCTGGCTGCCGACCTGGTGGTGATGGCGGCGGGCATTCGCCCCAGCACCAGCCTGGCCGAGTCGGCCCGTCTGCTCTGCGACCGTGGCATCGTCGTCACCGACACCCTGCAGACGGTCACCGATCCGCGTGTCTATGCGGTGGGCGAGTGCGCAAACCATCGCGGCACCGCTTACGGGCTGGTGGCCCCCTTGTTCGATCAGGCGAAGGTGTGCGCGAACCATCTGGCGGGCTTCGGAATCGGTCGCTACGAAGGCTCGGTGACTTCGACCAAGCTCAAGGTCACAGGCGTGGATGTGTTCTCCGCTGGCGACTTCCAGGGTGGTGCCGACTGTGACGAGATCGTGCTGCATGACCGGGCCGGTGGCGTCTACAAGAAGCTGGTGCTCAAGGACGACAAGCTCGCGGGCGCGGTGATGGTGGGCGACACCGCCGACGGCGCCTGGTACTTCCAGCTCGTACGCGAGGGCAAGGACGTGTCGGAGATGCGCGACCACCTGATGTTCGGTCAGAGCTTCACCCAGTCACAGCTTGGCGACGCTGGCCATCAGGGGCAGAGCCAGGCCGCACTCCTGCCGGACAGTGCCGAGATCTGCGGCTGCAACGGGGTGTGCAAGGGCACCATCGTCAAGACGATCCGCGAGAAGGGCCTGTTCACGCTCGAAGAGGTGAAGAAGCACACCAAGGCGTCGTCCTCCTGCGGCTCATGCACCGGACTGGTGGAGCAGATTCTCGCCTCGACCGTCGGCGGCGCCTATCAATCCACCGACAAGTATGCGAAGCCGGTGTGCGGGTGCACCGAGCATACGCATGGCGAAGTGCGCGAGGCGATCCGTCAGCACAAGCTGCTCAGCATTCCCGACACCATGCGGGCGCTGGAATGGAGCACGCCGAACGGCTGCGCAACCTGCCGTCCTGCGCTCAACTACTACCTGATCTCCACCTGGCCGTTCGAGGCCGAGGACGACCCGCAGAGCCGCTTCATCAACGAACGTGCCCACGCCAACATCCAGAAGGACGGCACCTACTCGGTGGTGCCGCGGATGTGGGGCGGGCTGACCACGCCGGACGAACTGCGTGCGATCGCAGACGCGGCCGAGAAGTACAAGGTGCCGACGGTCAAGGTCACCGGTGGCCAGCGCATCGACCTGCTCGGCGTGAAGAAGGCCGACCTGCCGCTGATCTGGTCCGACCTCAACGCAGCCGGCATGGTCTCCGGTCACGCCTACGGCAAGAGCCTGCGCACGGTGAAGACCTGCGTCGGCATGGAGCACTGCCGCTTCGGCACGCAGCTGGCGATGGATCTCGGCGTCAAGCTGGAGAAGATGCTGTTCGGCATGTGGAGTCCGCACAAGGTGAAGCTGGCGGTGTCGGGCTGCCCGCGCAACTGCGCCGAATCCGGGATCAAGGACGTCGGCATCATCGGCGTTGATTCCGGCTACGAACTCTATGTGGCCGGCAACGGCGGCATCAAGACCGAGGTTGCGCAGTTCTTCTGCAAGGTCGGCAGCGACGAGGAGGTGATGGAGTACGGCGGCGCCTTCCTGCAGCTTTACCGCGAGGAGGCCTATTACCTTGAGCGCACCTGCCACTACATCGAGCGTGTCGGTCTCGAGCATGCGAAGAAGCGTGTCGTCGAAGACGTCGCCAACCGCAAGGCGCTGTACGAGCGCCTGCTGTTTGCACTGAAGGACGCGCCCGATCCCTGGGCCGAGCAGCGTACCGCGCCCCTGGTGCGCAACTACCAGACTATTGACCTGAACAACAGCAGCGGAGATCGCCATGGCCTGGCAGAAACTGTGTCCTCTTGAAGAAATCCCGGCACTCGGTGCGCGCGTCGTCGCGCATGCCGATGGCGACATCGCGGTGTTCCGTGCCGAAGGCGACAGCGTGTTCGCGATTGCCGATGCCTGCCCGCACAAGGGCGGCCCCCTGTCGCAGGGCATCGTGCATGGGCAGAAGGTGACCTGCCCGCTGCACAACTGGAACATCGAACTCGATTCCGGCCATGCGTGTGCGCCGGACGAGGGCTGTGTGCGCAACTATCCGGTGCGGATCGAAGCCGGGGAAGTGTGGCTGGAGACCTGATGCTGCGCCGGTCAGCGTGCCGTTGTCTTCAGGACCAGAGTGCGCTGACCGGGGCCTCAGGTGAGAAGCGGTGGGCGATCTGCGCCTGCAGCAACTCGGCGGAGGCGAGCGCGTCGGTCAGTGCATGGTGTGGCCGGTAGCGCGGCAGTCCGTAGCGGCTGCGGCTTGCGGCAAGCCGGATGGAGCGCTGTTTGTGGCCGAACAGACGTGCAAACAGCCCAAGACGCTTCTTGCGGTGAAGGCGGGCCTCGAGCTCCATGGTGTCGATCACCGGGAACTCGATCTTCTCGCCGATGCGTGGTCGCAGCGCGCCGTTGAGAAACTGGCGCTCGATCGCACTGCAATGCACCACCAGCACATGGCCTGCCATGTGCTGCAGCACTTCGTCGAGGATCTCGATCAGGTCGGGTGCGGTATCGACCTGCGAGTCGGTGATGCCATGAATCGTCACCGACTCCTCACCCAGCGCCGTACGCGGCTTCAGAATCCAGTGCCGCGACTGGCTGGCGAGGATGCGGTCGAGGCGCATCGGCACCAGTCCGATGCTGACAATCCCGTCGCGCACCGGATCGAGGCCGGTGGTCTCGACATCAAGCGCCATCAAGGGCACCGCCGACAGCGGTGTGTCGCCGGCGACCGCGCCCGCCGCGTAGAAGCGCTTCAGCCGCTCGTCGTGCGCCGCCGCTGCCAGTTCGGCAAAGCGCTGCGGCCAGTCGTGCACTGTTGTGCCGGATGTGGCGCCGGGCTGTTTCTGCTGCAGTGAGCCTAGATGTAGCACGATGGGACCCTCAAGCGCTGCGGCCGGGCTGGTAGCGGAACTTCAGGTATTTCTGCGCGTTGCTCAGGATGAGGAAGGCATCGCGCAGACTCTTGCGCTCGAAGTCGGAGAGGCTCTCCGGTTCGATGCTGTTGTCGGGCTCGTTGCCCACGGCGAGGTCGCCCGCCTGATTGCGGATGCGCACCATGGACACGAATTCGAGCGCGTCGTGGAGGTCTTGCCCGCGTCCGCGCGGCAGGATGTCGGCTTCGATGATGTCGCGCAGGCGTTCGAAGGAGTTCAGTGCAACCGATCCCACGGCCAGCGAATGCACCCGAATCAGGTCGGCGAGCGGGGCCGTGCCGCGTCGCTTGAGATTGATCGCGCGGCTGTGTCGTCCGTCGGACTCCACCACGAAATCCTTGAAGAAGCCCAGCGGCGGGGTGCGCAGGAGCGCATTGCGTGCCATGCACGCGAGAAAGCGCGAGTTGCCCTTGGCCTTGCGCGAGATGAGGCGGCGCAGCCCATCGATCCATTCGGTCTTGCCCCAGACGCCATCGAGGTCGAAAAAGATGCCGCTGTTGAGCAGCGATTCCGGCGTCGGCTTCTCGATCCAGTCGGTGAAGTAACGCTCCCACTCGCGCAGCGGCTGTCGCCACTTTGCATTGGTCGCCATCACCCCGCCGGTGCAGTAGGTGTAGCCGCAGCGCGCCAGGCCGTCGCTGACGAAGGCGGCCAGCGACTTGAAGTAGTCGTCGTGGCGTGCGGGATCGAAACTGTTGTCGAGCACCAGCGCGTTGTCCTGATCGGTGACGATGAGCTGTTCCTGTCTCGCCATCGAACCCAGTGCCAGAAAGCAGTAGGGGACGGGCGGCGGTCCAAGATGCTCCTCCGCAAGTTCGAGCAGCCGCTGCTTGAAGCTGCGCCCGATCACGGCCATTGCGCTGCCGATCATGCGCGAGCTCGCATCCTCGGTCACCATGCGCGCGAAGCAGGCGTGGACGTCGGCGGTGAGCGCCGCGAGTTCATCGACGCTGTGCTGGCGGAAAATGCTGCTGACCACGAACAGGCTGTTGCGCGACTCGTAGCGGATGATGTCGGACAGCGCGACTACACCGATCGGGCGATGATTCTTGAGCACCGGCAGATGGTGCACGTTGTTGCGCAGCATCTGCAGCATCGCTTCGAAGACGAGCTGGTTGTGTTCCACCCAGACCAGCTCCGACGACATGATGTCGGTGACCGGCGTGTCGTAATTAAGGCCTTGCGACACCAGCCGCACGCGGATGTCACGGTCGGTGATGATGCCGACCATGCTCGGCGTCGACGATGCCGCATCCGGTTCGTCGACAATCAGGAGTGAAGAGACGCCCTCGTCGGTCATGCAACGCGCCGCATCCATCGCGGTCGAGCCGCGCCCGAGCATGACCGGCTCGCGACTGATCAGCACATCGACGGTCGCCGACATCAGCTGATTTGCGTCTTCGCGGCGGGACACGACCTGGCGCAGGCGGGTGCGGTCCTCGACCTCGACCAGATCGGCGAACTGCTCGTTGTTCTCGAACAGGTCGGTGAATACCGGCTCCGGGATCAGATAGACAAGGGTGTCTTCGAGCGCCGCAGCCGGAAAGCGCACCTGTTTGCGATGCAGTAGGCCGAACTCGCCGAAGTAGCCGCCTTCTGTCAGGCGGTTATAGAGCGTGCCGTTGCGGCGGAAGACTTCCACCGCGCCGCTGCGCACCACATACCAGGCAAGCGCCTCCTCGCCGAACTCGAGGATGCGGGCGCCGGCCTTGAAGTAGCGCACGTCCACCGACTGTGCGACGACGTGCAGGGTCTCTTCCGGCAGTTCCTGGAACGGCGGATAACGGCGCAGAAAATCAAGGATCTCTAGCTGTTCGTCCTGCATCTGGGTGGCCACGGTGAAGGTGAAAAAAAACGGGCGGGCACTTGTTCAGCAAGCGCTCGCCCGGTTTGACTGCCATGCGGCAAGCGTCAGGTCAGGAGGCCCTGGGCTCCGACGCCAGACCCTTGATCACCGATATCGTGGCAACCAGAAGCACGATGGTGAAGGGGAAGCCGGTCGATACCGCCATCGCCTGCAGCGCGACAAGTCCGCCCCCCAGAATCAGTGCAACCGCGACCAGGCCTTCGAAGGTGCACCAGAAGACGCGTTGCGGCGTGGGGGCATCGACCTTGCCGCCGGCTGCGATGACGTCGATCACCAGTGAGCCGGAGTCGGACGAGGTGACGAAGAACACCACGACCAGAATGATGGCGAGGAAGGAGGTGATCTGCGCCAGCGGCAGGACGTCGAGCATGTAGAACAGCTGCAGCGGCAGGTCGGCGTTGGCCGCAGCCTCGTAGCCGTCCTTGACCAGCTGGCTGATCGCAGTGCCGCCGAATACCGTCATCCACAGCACGCAGGCAAGCGAAGGCACGAGCAGAACCGAAATGATGAACTCACGCACGGTGCGACCACGCGAAACGCGGGCGATGAACATGCCGACGAAGGGTGACCAGGAAATCCACCATGCCCAGTAGAAGGCCGTCCAGCCCTGGGAGAAGTTCACGTCTTCACGGTTGATCGGATTGGCCAGGGCGGGCAGATACTCGAGGTAGGCGCCGAGGTTGTCGACAAAGCCGGTCATGATGGCCAGCGTCGGGCCGACCAGGATCACGAAGGCCAGCAGCAGCACCGCGAGCACCATGTTGATCTCGGACAGGCGCTTCACGCCGGCGTCGAGTCCGGCCAGCACCGATACCAGTGCAATGGCGGTAATGCCCACCACCAGTACGATCTGCGTGGTATTGCCCAGCGGAATGTCGAACAGGTAGTTGAGGCCGGCGGCCGCCTGCGAGGCGCCGAAGCCGAGCGAGGTGGCGAGACCAAACAGGGTCGCGAGTACCGCGAGAATGTCGATCACGTGCCCCGGCCAGCCCCACACACGCTCACCGAGCAGGGGGTAGAACACCGAGCGGATCGTCAGCGGCAACCCCTTGTTGAAGGAGAACAGCGCGAGGCCGAGCGCGAGGATGGCGTAGATCGCCCACGGGTGCAGGCCCCAGTGATAGATCGTTGCAGCCATCGCAAGACGCGATGCGCCCGCGGGATCGCCGGCCGCGGCACCCAGCGGTGCCCAGTCGGTGCGCACGCCGTTTTCCATTGCGGTGCCGCCGAGCGAGCTGCCGAAGTGCGAGAGCGGTTCGGAAACGCCGAAGAACATCAGGCCGATACCCATGCCGGCGG
This genomic interval from Parazoarcus communis contains the following:
- the nirB gene encoding nitrite reductase large subunit NirB codes for the protein MQKQKLVMVGNGMAGVKTLEELLKHAPDCFDITVFGAEPHGNYNRILLSPVLAGEMTLPDIMLNDLDWYRDNGITLHAGRKVVEINRARRTVRADDGTEVAYDRLLLATGSVPFILPVPGKDLPGVIAYRDIADTEAMIDAARHHRHAVVIGAGLLGLEAANGLILRGMEVTVVHLGGWIMERQLDKSAADMLQASLEAKGMKFCLQAQTAELVAADSGRVGAVRLKDGTELAADLVVMAAGIRPSTSLAESARLLCDRGIVVTDTLQTVTDPRVYAVGECANHRGTAYGLVAPLFDQAKVCANHLAGFGIGRYEGSVTSTKLKVTGVDVFSAGDFQGGADCDEIVLHDRAGGVYKKLVLKDDKLAGAVMVGDTADGAWYFQLVREGKDVSEMRDHLMFGQSFTQSQLGDAGHQGQSQAALLPDSAEICGCNGVCKGTIVKTIREKGLFTLEEVKKHTKASSSCGSCTGLVEQILASTVGGAYQSTDKYAKPVCGCTEHTHGEVREAIRQHKLLSIPDTMRALEWSTPNGCATCRPALNYYLISTWPFEAEDDPQSRFINERAHANIQKDGTYSVVPRMWGGLTTPDELRAIADAAEKYKVPTVKVTGGQRIDLLGVKKADLPLIWSDLNAAGMVSGHAYGKSLRTVKTCVGMEHCRFGTQLAMDLGVKLEKMLFGMWSPHKVKLAVSGCPRNCAESGIKDVGIIGVDSGYELYVAGNGGIKTEVAQFFCKVGSDEEVMEYGGAFLQLYREEAYYLERTCHYIERVGLEHAKKRVVEDVANRKALYERLLFALKDAPDPWAEQRTAPLVRNYQTIDLNNSSGDRHGLAETVSS
- a CDS encoding ABC transporter ATP-binding protein is translated as MTKRIVQIESVGQSFDTKKGPFVALRDVNLEIREGESISLIGHSGCGKSTLLNLIAGLTLPSSGVMLCDGREIAGPGPERAVVFQNHSLLPWLTCFDNVYLAVERVFSAREGKAKLRERTHEALELVGLAHAENKYPNEISGGMKQRVGIARALSMQPRILLMDEPFGALDALTRANLQDELMKILAATRATMVMVTHDVDEAVLLSDRVVMLTNGPSATIGEILEVNIERPRERLALAHDHHFAECRAAIMEFLYNKQLKRAA
- a CDS encoding DUF294 nucleotidyltransferase-like domain-containing protein, which encodes MQDEQLEILDFLRRYPPFQELPEETLHVVAQSVDVRYFKAGARILEFGEEALAWYVVRSGAVEVFRRNGTLYNRLTEGGYFGEFGLLHRKQVRFPAAALEDTLVYLIPEPVFTDLFENNEQFADLVEVEDRTRLRQVVSRREDANQLMSATVDVLISREPVMLGRGSTAMDAARCMTDEGVSSLLIVDEPDAASSTPSMVGIITDRDIRVRLVSQGLNYDTPVTDIMSSELVWVEHNQLVFEAMLQMLRNNVHHLPVLKNHRPIGVVALSDIIRYESRNSLFVVSSIFRQHSVDELAALTADVHACFARMVTEDASSRMIGSAMAVIGRSFKQRLLELAEEHLGPPPVPYCFLALGSMARQEQLIVTDQDNALVLDNSFDPARHDDYFKSLAAFVSDGLARCGYTYCTGGVMATNAKWRQPLREWERYFTDWIEKPTPESLLNSGIFFDLDGVWGKTEWIDGLRRLISRKAKGNSRFLACMARNALLRTPPLGFFKDFVVESDGRHSRAINLKRRGTAPLADLIRVHSLAVGSVALNSFERLRDIIEADILPRGRGQDLHDALEFVSMVRIRNQAGDLAVGNEPDNSIEPESLSDFERKSLRDAFLILSNAQKYLKFRYQPGRSA
- the nirD gene encoding nitrite reductase small subunit NirD, with translation MAWQKLCPLEEIPALGARVVAHADGDIAVFRAEGDSVFAIADACPHKGGPLSQGIVHGQKVTCPLHNWNIELDSGHACAPDEGCVRNYPVRIEAGEVWLET
- a CDS encoding BCCT family transporter, with amino-acid sequence MTEKRDPMIPDGDVNPIDTDYKIGQDNILVNVGPFGLDIHNRVFAISAIAVIAFVALTLMFQTQVEPMFSSMRGWLTSNLDWFFIGAGNIFVLVCIGLAISPLGKVRLGGTEAKPDYTYTGWFSMLFAAGMGIGLMFFGVSEPLSHFGSSLGGTAMENGVRTDWAPLGAAAGDPAGASRLAMAATIYHWGLHPWAIYAILALGLALFSFNKGLPLTIRSVFYPLLGERVWGWPGHVIDILAVLATLFGLATSLGFGASQAAAGLNYLFDIPLGNTTQIVLVVGITAIALVSVLAGLDAGVKRLSEINMVLAVLLLAFVILVGPTLAIMTGFVDNLGAYLEYLPALANPINREDVNFSQGWTAFYWAWWISWSPFVGMFIARVSRGRTVREFIISVLLVPSLACVLWMTVFGGTAISQLVKDGYEAAANADLPLQLFYMLDVLPLAQITSFLAIILVVVFFVTSSDSGSLVIDVIAAGGKVDAPTPQRVFWCTFEGLVAVALILGGGLVALQAMAVSTGFPFTIVLLVATISVIKGLASEPRAS
- a CDS encoding 3'-5' exonuclease translates to MLHLGSLQQKQPGATSGTTVHDWPQRFAELAAAAHDERLKRFYAAGAVAGDTPLSAVPLMALDVETTGLDPVRDGIVSIGLVPMRLDRILASQSRHWILKPRTALGEESVTIHGITDSQVDTAPDLIEILDEVLQHMAGHVLVVHCSAIERQFLNGALRPRIGEKIEFPVIDTMELEARLHRKKRLGLFARLFGHKQRSIRLAASRSRYGLPRYRPHHALTDALASAELLQAQIAHRFSPEAPVSALWS
- the cobA gene encoding uroporphyrinogen-III C-methyltransferase, producing MSKVYLIGAGPGAADLLTLRAARLLAEKAEIVLADDLVSDEILAMVRPDARVLKVGKRGGKASTAQGFIHRLMVRYARRGKCVLRLKGGDPFVFGRGGEEVEALAAAGIEAEVVPGLTAGISVPAAVGIPVTHRAYTQGVTLVTGTSGEGCDEPNWRALAQGGTTLVIYMGLSRVLNIVARLIAAGLPPDTPAAAIASGTLPGQRHVKATLADLPARVSAEGLASPAIIVVGEVAALAVATVSSPDISARILAA